Proteins encoded together in one Thalassotalea crassostreae window:
- the gspK gene encoding type II secretion system minor pseudopilin GspK: protein MTSFNAIAKQTGVALITVMLVVAFAVVIATKMSGSLMFQLQRAENINSNQQAYWYAMGAEAFAKTVLTLSFKEKDDKTVTHLGQPWASGETSFPVELGEISGEISDSQSCFNLNSLINSDPSMLKSNNELDTGGDNEDDEQNGNSGKGNNNNPPPAENDKPNSKVIKNVAKQSFIELIILLNIDGVGQFEAESMAEALYDWLDEDSSIETAGGAEDDDYSAREFPYLAGNSKLASINELRLIEHFTPAAIFALKEHVCVIPNSADHKININTIDPEKPELLQALLGGVDQSVAEDIFSERGEKGFSNLSDFYSISAVSGLENFEQLKKQFVVDSSYFKLTTKTSFNDSYFSMNSIMKINKDETITVISRSIGAE from the coding sequence ATGACTTCCTTTAATGCTATCGCTAAACAAACCGGCGTCGCTCTTATCACGGTTATGTTGGTTGTTGCTTTTGCTGTGGTCATTGCAACTAAGATGAGCGGTAGCTTAATGTTCCAGTTGCAACGTGCTGAAAATATAAATTCCAACCAGCAAGCTTATTGGTACGCAATGGGAGCTGAAGCGTTTGCAAAGACAGTATTAACATTATCTTTTAAAGAAAAGGATGATAAAACTGTAACTCACCTCGGCCAACCATGGGCTTCAGGTGAAACAAGCTTTCCGGTAGAGCTTGGTGAAATAAGCGGCGAAATAAGCGATTCTCAATCTTGCTTTAATCTAAACTCTTTGATTAATTCCGACCCGAGTATGCTCAAGAGCAATAATGAATTAGATACCGGTGGTGACAATGAAGATGATGAGCAAAATGGTAATTCAGGAAAGGGTAATAACAATAACCCGCCTCCAGCAGAGAACGACAAACCAAATTCCAAGGTAATTAAGAATGTTGCCAAACAGTCGTTTATTGAGTTGATCATTTTACTTAATATTGATGGTGTAGGACAATTTGAAGCTGAATCTATGGCCGAAGCATTATATGATTGGTTAGATGAAGACTCTTCCATCGAAACTGCCGGTGGTGCCGAAGATGATGATTATTCGGCTCGAGAATTTCCGTATTTAGCGGGTAATAGCAAGCTTGCTAGTATTAATGAGCTAAGATTAATAGAGCATTTTACGCCAGCAGCAATATTTGCTCTGAAAGAACATGTATGTGTTATCCCTAACTCAGCGGATCATAAAATTAATATCAATACCATTGATCCAGAAAAACCAGAGTTATTACAAGCACTGCTCGGCGGTGTTGACCAAAGCGTTGCGGAAGATATTTTTTCAGAACGCGGTGAAAAAGGCTTTTCAAACCTGAGTGATTTTTATAGCATCAGTGCTGTAAGTGGGTTAGAGAATTTTGAACAGTTAAAGAAACAATTTGTAGTCGATAGCAGCTATTTTAAGTTAACGACCAAGACATCATTTAACGATAGCTACTTTAGTATGAATTCAATCATGAAAATTAATAAAGATGAGACCATAACAGTGATCTCTAGAAGTATCGGAGCCGAATAA
- the gspL gene encoding type II secretion system protein GspL: MKETLYIRISSQEQMPIQWLIAADLQSDELASGELANKGELVSLAEKAENRDVVVLADSANIGIYSLNVPGKSDRVMRATIPYTLEDDLAEDVESLFFAYANKPKDYRGNNNNFFTVIAHQQMELWLSWFKEAGIAVKTMIPDVLTLPQIDNNPAMISLNQQWLVRTSSWGGFNIDNDFAELVLAQKLAQKLALTQQTKNSEQESEQPNNDADTTTGLLSTCIVDCYSPQEFVIEDVEFNSQAEELPLLLMARGAANQAINLLQGQYLVKDERSPVIKNWLWVAGVAAVALTLNIVGKVIEISTLDNKIAQVNESIEANYKKAFPQTKRVRLSTLKRTLSREIENSGGGSTTSGMLAMMAQVQPAFSQVPNLKPESVRFDGKRSELRLSVTANDYQSFEKFKSILEDSSLTVTVGAQNNQGDKVTGSFSIRSN; encoded by the coding sequence ATGAAAGAAACGTTATATATTCGGATTTCTAGTCAGGAACAAATGCCTATTCAATGGCTAATTGCCGCTGATCTGCAAAGTGACGAGCTCGCTAGCGGCGAATTAGCGAATAAAGGCGAACTAGTCAGTCTTGCCGAAAAGGCTGAAAACCGTGACGTCGTGGTGTTAGCCGACAGCGCAAACATCGGTATTTATTCTCTAAACGTGCCGGGTAAATCTGATCGAGTGATGCGCGCGACCATACCTTACACTCTTGAGGATGATTTGGCAGAAGATGTGGAATCACTATTCTTTGCTTATGCTAATAAGCCAAAAGACTATCGAGGCAACAACAATAACTTTTTTACGGTAATTGCTCACCAACAAATGGAGTTGTGGTTATCGTGGTTTAAAGAAGCAGGTATTGCTGTTAAAACCATGATCCCAGATGTTCTCACTTTACCTCAGATAGATAACAACCCTGCAATGATTTCATTAAACCAGCAGTGGTTGGTTAGGACCTCTAGCTGGGGTGGCTTTAATATTGATAATGATTTTGCTGAATTAGTGCTCGCTCAAAAACTCGCTCAAAAACTCGCTCTAACTCAACAAACTAAAAATAGCGAACAAGAATCAGAGCAACCAAATAACGACGCTGATACCACAACCGGCTTGTTATCAACATGCATTGTTGATTGTTATTCACCACAAGAATTTGTCATTGAAGATGTTGAGTTTAATAGCCAAGCCGAGGAACTCCCTTTACTGTTGATGGCAAGAGGTGCAGCTAATCAAGCGATTAACTTATTGCAAGGTCAATACCTGGTAAAAGACGAACGCTCACCAGTGATAAAAAATTGGTTGTGGGTAGCTGGCGTTGCAGCGGTTGCGTTGACGTTAAATATTGTTGGTAAAGTTATCGAAATTAGTACACTCGATAATAAAATTGCACAAGTTAACGAGTCAATTGAAGCGAATTATAAAAAGGCTTTTCCGCAAACCAAAAGAGTTCGTTTATCGACACTAAAAAGAACATTATCACGAGAAATTGAAAACTCGGGTGGCGGCTCTACTACCAGTGGTATGTTAGCTATGATGGCGCAAGTCCAACCAGCTTTCTCACAAGTACCTAACTTGAAACCTGAATCCGTTCGTTTTGACGGCAAACGGTCAGAGCTTAGGTTATCTGTTACCGCAAATGATTATCAAAGCTTTGAAAAGTTTAAGAGCATTCTAGAAGATTCAAGCTTAACCGTAACCGTAGGCGCTCAAAATAACCAAGGTGACAAAGTTACCGGCTCATTTAGTATTAGGAGTAACTGA
- the gspM gene encoding type II secretion system protein GspM, translating into MQDWWQGLNSKEQKLVGFGSIFVVIILFIMLVWVPLNDSIEKSKLQLKKQQDLAVWINENLATYKQVKRSGGTKKATGSLTSIVNTSAKSLKITLARIQPQGDDLQVWVDEVSFNVFLSWLEDLTNKKGLKIVAADIALGSSPGTVKVRRLQLTKA; encoded by the coding sequence ATGCAAGACTGGTGGCAAGGATTAAACTCAAAAGAACAGAAATTAGTCGGATTTGGATCGATATTTGTCGTAATAATATTGTTTATTATGCTGGTATGGGTGCCATTGAATGACAGTATCGAAAAATCAAAATTGCAGTTGAAGAAACAGCAAGATCTAGCTGTTTGGATCAACGAAAACTTAGCAACATATAAGCAAGTCAAACGCAGTGGCGGTACTAAAAAAGCAACGGGAAGTTTAACCAGCATTGTTAATACTTCGGCGAAAAGCTTAAAAATTACTTTGGCCCGCATTCAGCCGCAAGGAGATGACCTGCAAGTGTGGGTTGATGAAGTATCATTTAATGTTTTCTTATCCTGGCTTGAAGACTTAACTAACAAAAAAGGCTTGAAAATAGTGGCAGCGGATATTGCTCTAGGCTCATCGCCTGGTACTGTGAAAGTTAGACGATTACAACTGACGAAGGCTTAA
- the gspG gene encoding type II secretion system major pseudopilin GspG, whose protein sequence is MRNKQHKSVKGFTLLEVMVVIVILGILGSLVVPNLMGNLDKAKVQKAISDISALETTLKLYKTDNNRYPTTEQGLEALVEQTDIEPLPKRFPSDGYLSSLPVDPWDNEYILISPGEFGKIDVFSAGEDLEPGTEDDIGNWNLNEWRSGEKQLVE, encoded by the coding sequence ATGAGAAATAAACAACATAAGTCAGTAAAGGGCTTTACGCTACTGGAAGTCATGGTTGTTATCGTAATTCTAGGTATTTTGGGTTCTTTAGTTGTACCTAACCTTATGGGTAACTTGGACAAAGCGAAGGTTCAAAAGGCGATTTCAGATATTTCTGCTTTAGAAACAACGTTGAAGTTATATAAAACTGACAACAATCGTTACCCAACGACGGAGCAAGGGCTTGAAGCATTAGTAGAGCAAACAGACATAGAACCTTTGCCGAAACGTTTTCCGTCAGACGGTTACTTATCATCACTACCAGTTGATCCTTGGGACAATGAGTACATTTTAATTAGTCCAGGTGAATTTGGTAAAATTGATGTTTTTAGTGCCGGTGAAGATCTTGAACCAGGTACTGAAGATGATATAGGTAACTGGAATTTAAATGAGTGGCGTTCAGGTGAAAAACAACTTGTTGAATAA
- the gspD gene encoding type II secretion system secretin GspD — translation MRPSFSAKSVKRTLVNALMAMSMALTLAVTSASAAQYSPNFKGTEITEFINIVGKNLKKTFIVDPKVRGKINVRSYDLLTEEQYFQFFLNVLEVYGFAIVEMENNVIKVIPNKDAKSASIPVVGDENPGVGDEMVTRVVEVKNVSVRELSPLLRQLSDQAGGGNVVHYEPSNVIMLTGTAAVVNRLVNIITRVDRAGDQGVEIVKLKFASAGEMVRIIENINKPTSGKADTPAFLVPKIVADDRTNSVIVSGESQARERIRKLIERLDSELETSGNTRVYYLKYAKAKDLVSVLQSVSETMKSSISGSSSKSTSKASRSTSNRDISIESHDDTNTLVITAEPDMLRSLEGVIRQLDIRRAQVLVEAIIVEVFESDGAQLGVQWFHEEGGFTQFNNGVVPISNVAAGAIAAEGEEGNTVTTIDGNGNPVTTKNPDTDGDYTILAQLLGNVSGMMFGVVEDNWGAIVQAVSSDVNSNILATPSITTLDNEEAYFIVGQEVPIITGSATGSNNANPFQTVDRKEVGIKLKVTPQVNEGSGVQLTIEQEVSSVSGATGVDIAINKREIKTTVMADNGATIVLGGLIDEDVQESQQKVPILGDIPIIGALFRSTSSTTRKRNLMVFLRPTIIRDGQLMEAISKEKYNYMRADQLRKQEEGLALMEDAVLPLLQDWNDDLELPPTFDDYMEERAVEKLTEEDVQPVDVEEDGSNEQ, via the coding sequence ATGCGCCCAAGTTTTAGCGCAAAATCAGTAAAACGTACATTAGTGAATGCACTGATGGCGATGTCAATGGCGTTAACATTAGCTGTTACGTCGGCTTCGGCAGCACAATATTCACCTAATTTTAAAGGTACAGAAATTACTGAGTTTATTAATATTGTTGGTAAGAACCTTAAAAAGACATTTATCGTTGATCCTAAGGTTCGCGGTAAAATAAACGTTCGTAGTTACGATCTTTTAACAGAAGAACAATACTTTCAATTTTTCCTAAACGTTCTTGAAGTATATGGTTTTGCCATTGTTGAAATGGAAAACAATGTCATCAAAGTTATTCCAAATAAAGATGCGAAAAGCGCTTCAATCCCTGTAGTTGGTGATGAAAATCCTGGCGTTGGTGACGAAATGGTTACCCGCGTTGTCGAAGTTAAAAATGTGTCTGTGCGTGAACTTTCACCTTTGCTTCGTCAGTTAAGTGACCAAGCCGGTGGTGGTAACGTAGTTCACTATGAACCATCAAATGTAATTATGCTTACCGGCACTGCTGCCGTAGTTAACCGCTTAGTGAATATTATTACTCGAGTTGACCGTGCTGGTGACCAAGGTGTTGAAATTGTTAAATTGAAGTTCGCATCAGCGGGTGAGATGGTTCGTATTATTGAAAATATCAATAAACCAACATCAGGCAAGGCCGACACGCCAGCATTCTTAGTACCCAAAATTGTTGCTGATGATAGAACAAACTCAGTCATCGTCTCAGGTGAAAGCCAAGCGAGAGAGCGAATTAGAAAGCTTATTGAGCGTTTAGATAGTGAATTAGAAACTTCAGGTAACACCCGCGTTTATTACCTAAAATACGCAAAAGCCAAAGATCTTGTTTCAGTACTACAAAGCGTAAGTGAAACAATGAAGAGTTCAATCTCAGGCTCATCAAGCAAATCAACATCAAAGGCCAGTCGCAGTACATCAAATCGTGATATCTCAATTGAGTCTCATGACGATACCAATACCCTTGTTATTACCGCTGAACCGGATATGTTGCGTTCATTAGAGGGCGTCATTCGTCAATTAGATATTCGTCGCGCACAAGTTCTAGTCGAAGCGATTATTGTTGAAGTATTTGAATCAGACGGTGCGCAACTTGGTGTGCAATGGTTCCATGAAGAAGGTGGTTTTACTCAATTTAATAACGGAGTTGTGCCAATATCTAACGTTGCTGCTGGTGCAATTGCTGCGGAAGGTGAAGAAGGTAATACCGTAACCACTATTGATGGCAATGGTAATCCGGTAACCACTAAGAATCCAGATACAGATGGTGATTACACCATTCTAGCTCAATTGCTAGGTAATGTAAGCGGTATGATGTTTGGTGTGGTAGAAGATAACTGGGGCGCAATCGTGCAAGCAGTAAGTTCTGATGTCAATTCAAACATATTAGCAACGCCGTCAATTACCACTTTAGATAACGAAGAAGCTTACTTTATTGTTGGTCAAGAAGTGCCAATTATTACTGGCTCTGCGACCGGCAGTAACAATGCAAACCCTTTCCAAACGGTAGACCGTAAAGAAGTTGGTATCAAATTAAAAGTCACACCACAGGTGAACGAAGGTTCAGGTGTACAGTTGACGATCGAACAAGAAGTATCGTCGGTTAGTGGTGCGACTGGTGTTGATATTGCAATCAACAAACGTGAAATCAAAACCACGGTAATGGCCGATAATGGCGCAACAATTGTACTTGGTGGTTTAATCGATGAAGACGTACAAGAAAGCCAACAAAAGGTTCCGATCTTAGGTGATATTCCAATCATTGGTGCACTGTTCCGTTCGACTAGTTCGACAACACGTAAGCGTAATTTAATGGTGTTTTTACGTCCGACGATTATTCGTGATGGTCAGTTGATGGAAGCTATTTCGAAAGAAAAATACAACTATATGCGTGCAGACCAATTGCGCAAACAAGAAGAAGGCTTAGCGTTAATGGAAGACGCAGTATTGCCTCTGTTACAAGATTGGAATGACGATTTAGAGTTACCGCCTACGTTTGACGATTACATGGAAGAACGTGCCGTTGAAAAGTTGACTGAAGAAGACGTACAACCAGTTGATGTTGAAGAAGATGGTAGTAATGAGCAGTAA
- the gspF gene encoding type II secretion system inner membrane protein GspF, with protein MAAFDYQAVDSRGRNKKGVIEADTARQARSMLRDQGLMPMEVTPSLAKAIKESNRKGFGASKISASELALITRQLATLVESGLPLEESLMAVAEQCDKDKQKSMIMSVRAKVTEGYGLAESMAEFPSIFDDLYRSMVAAGEKSGHLDNVLNRLADYTEQRQHMRSQLIQALIYPIIMTIIAVSVIVVLLVAVVPKIVGQFDHMGQDLPGTTQFLIGMSDFLQSYILWIIALFVVAMVLFKQMMKKPAFKMIVHKRSLFMPMLGKITLGLNTARFARTLSILTASSVPLLESMKIAGEVLTNIHIKEKVNEAADNVREGASLHASLKQTKLFPPMMMHMISSGEKSGELENMLGRSADNQDREFEAIVSISLKVFEPALMVTMAGVVLFIVMAIIQPILQLNTMI; from the coding sequence ATGGCGGCGTTTGATTATCAGGCTGTCGATAGCCGCGGCAGAAACAAGAAAGGCGTAATAGAAGCTGATACAGCGCGTCAGGCACGTAGTATGTTACGTGATCAAGGTCTTATGCCGATGGAAGTTACTCCGTCGTTAGCAAAGGCTATCAAAGAGTCTAATCGTAAAGGCTTTGGTGCTAGCAAGATATCTGCGTCAGAACTTGCCCTTATTACCCGTCAATTAGCCACCTTAGTTGAATCTGGATTGCCATTAGAAGAGTCGTTAATGGCAGTTGCCGAGCAATGTGACAAAGACAAGCAAAAGTCGATGATTATGTCGGTTCGTGCCAAGGTAACCGAAGGTTATGGTCTGGCAGAGTCAATGGCAGAGTTTCCTAGTATTTTTGATGACTTATACCGCTCTATGGTTGCTGCAGGTGAAAAGTCAGGTCATCTAGATAACGTCTTAAACCGTCTTGCAGATTACACCGAACAACGCCAACACATGCGCTCGCAGCTAATCCAAGCCCTTATTTATCCAATTATAATGACCATAATTGCGGTCTCCGTTATCGTCGTATTATTGGTTGCTGTGGTGCCTAAAATTGTTGGCCAATTTGATCATATGGGCCAAGATTTGCCCGGTACTACGCAATTTCTAATTGGCATGAGTGATTTCCTGCAATCTTATATTCTATGGATTATTGCACTTTTTGTTGTTGCGATGGTCTTATTTAAACAGATGATGAAAAAACCGGCGTTTAAGATGATAGTGCATAAACGATCGTTATTTATGCCAATGCTAGGAAAGATCACCTTAGGCTTAAACACCGCGCGTTTTGCTCGCACATTATCAATACTTACCGCAAGTTCGGTGCCGCTATTGGAAAGTATGAAAATTGCTGGTGAAGTACTGACCAATATTCATATTAAAGAAAAAGTGAATGAAGCAGCCGATAATGTACGAGAAGGCGCAAGTTTGCATGCATCTTTGAAACAAACAAAATTATTTCCACCAATGATGATGCACATGATTTCATCGGGTGAAAAATCGGGAGAATTAGAAAACATGCTTGGCCGTAGTGCCGATAACCAAGATCGTGAATTTGAAGCCATTGTGAGCATATCACTAAAGGTGTTTGAACCGGCTCTTATGGTAACGATGGCAGGTGTGGTACTATTTATAGTAATGGCGATTATTCAGCCAATACTGCAGTTAAATACAATGATATAG
- the gspJ gene encoding type II secretion system minor pseudopilin GspJ has translation MKVKGFTLLEVLIAMAIFTMIGLATTSFLTTIIATSEKNQERSDKLNELQRAFLVMERDFTQMTMRTVRLNGEAPNESFIYTNESTYSSNTHGIAFVRQGWRNPGLLLPRSDVQALAYQLEEDTLNRLHYNFVDSVVGEEPKIRPLLTGVDKVDFEFYNGKKWVKELPKEGLPLAVAIEIELKEFGLIRRQFLVPGTVQAPSTDLGLGE, from the coding sequence ATGAAAGTTAAAGGATTTACGTTATTAGAAGTACTGATTGCTATGGCCATATTCACTATGATTGGCTTGGCAACCACGTCGTTTTTGACCACCATTATCGCGACATCTGAGAAAAACCAAGAGCGCAGCGACAAACTTAATGAATTACAGCGCGCGTTTTTGGTGATGGAGCGTGACTTTACCCAGATGACAATGCGTACGGTGCGTTTAAATGGTGAAGCACCTAACGAATCTTTTATCTATACCAATGAATCAACTTATTCATCGAATACCCATGGTATTGCGTTTGTCCGCCAAGGCTGGCGAAATCCTGGTTTATTATTGCCACGTAGTGATGTGCAAGCGCTTGCTTACCAACTTGAAGAGGATACTTTAAATCGTTTGCATTATAACTTCGTCGATTCTGTTGTTGGTGAAGAGCCGAAGATTCGACCTTTATTGACTGGCGTCGATAAAGTTGATTTCGAATTTTATAATGGCAAAAAATGGGTCAAAGAGTTACCGAAAGAAGGTTTACCATTAGCCGTTGCGATTGAAATCGAACTCAAAGAGTTCGGGTTAATAAGACGTCAATTTTTAGTACCTGGAACAGTACAAGCGCCATCAACTGATTTAGGGCTGGGCGAATAA
- the gspI gene encoding type II secretion system minor pseudopilin GspI, translated as MMKFANQHKGFTLLEVLLALAVFAFAGTALLSSTGNTLLGTSHIERVTLAQWIASNQLVEANLDQNWPPKKASGTVELADRDWYWTQTITATEDKNMRHINVAVFENESDEFSIADLTSYVSNPKASK; from the coding sequence ATGATGAAATTCGCTAATCAACATAAAGGCTTTACCTTACTTGAAGTTTTACTAGCTTTAGCTGTATTTGCTTTTGCCGGCACAGCCTTGCTTAGTAGCACAGGCAACACTTTGCTGGGTACCTCACATATTGAACGCGTAACATTGGCACAGTGGATAGCATCAAATCAATTGGTCGAAGCCAATTTAGACCAAAACTGGCCGCCGAAAAAGGCCAGTGGCACAGTCGAGTTAGCCGATCGAGATTGGTATTGGACTCAGACTATTACTGCGACTGAAGATAAGAATATGCGACATATTAATGTTGCGGTATTTGAAAATGAAAGCGATGAATTTTCTATTGCCGATTTGACTTCTTATGTTAGTAATCCAAAGGCCTCTAAATAA
- a CDS encoding type II secretion system protein, with product MLKRSNGFTLIEVMLVMVIIGLIVSAIVPNITRDSIADVLEEKTRLFQQRFYLASEYALLNNIELGLYVEENTYQFLGFDGVRWVPVPDVEGFSSEVFDEPFFISLELDDLPVDEQMMLDNSAYEEYADEQGIDDEESEDEPVYPQIYILSGGDITPFKLTLGYDDDFDTPVMYEVTGLYTIPLEVEGPIYDEIR from the coding sequence ATGTTAAAAAGAAGTAACGGTTTTACATTGATAGAAGTGATGTTGGTAATGGTCATTATCGGCCTCATTGTATCTGCGATTGTACCTAACATTACTCGAGATTCTATTGCTGATGTACTAGAAGAGAAAACCCGATTATTTCAACAACGTTTCTACCTAGCCAGTGAATATGCATTACTTAATAACATCGAACTTGGTCTATATGTAGAAGAAAATACCTACCAATTTCTCGGCTTTGATGGTGTAAGGTGGGTACCAGTTCCTGATGTTGAAGGTTTTAGTAGTGAGGTTTTCGATGAACCATTCTTTATTAGCCTTGAATTAGATGACTTGCCAGTAGATGAGCAAATGATGCTGGATAATTCGGCCTATGAAGAGTATGCCGATGAGCAAGGTATCGACGACGAAGAGAGTGAAGACGAGCCCGTATACCCACAAATTTATATTTTGTCTGGTGGTGACATCACACCTTTTAAATTGACGCTTGGTTATGATGATGATTTTGACACACCAGTAATGTACGAAGTAACTGGTTTGTATACGATTCCATTAGAGGTTGAAGGACCTATTTATGATGAAATTCGCTAA
- the gspE gene encoding type II secretion system ATPase GspE, with product MSSNDVTELPSGAEQQDAESAIEQLKAQSDSTHNDVTPAQIESDDEELSMQPFQLPFGYAKRHNVLVESGDDGLTLHATAGLTAEVLLEVRRFLGQGFAMQSHGADEFELLLTEAYQRNSSEAKQMMEDIGNEVNLYSLADEIYESEDLLENEDDAPIIKLINAMLSEAIKESASDIHIETFERVLKIRFRVDGVLREVLKPNRKLASMLVSRIKVMAKLDIAEKRIPQDGRISLRIGGRAVDVRVSTMPSSHGERVVLRLLDKNAARLNLQDLGMTDAGRKKFTNVISKPHGIILVTGPTGSGKSTTLYAGLTQIDANERNILTVEDPIEFAIEGIGQTQVNTKVDMTFARGLRAILRQDPDVVMVGEIRDLETAQIAVQASLTGHLVLSTLHTNTAAGAITRLEDMGVEPFLLSSSLLGVLAQRLVRTVCKECRESHLPSEEEAKLLGLPVDTEQQIYRAKGCSICNFMGYRGRTGIHELLVVDDDIRTMIQNNEGEQAIEKFSRHVTPSIRQDGFDKVIAGYTTLEEVLRVTKED from the coding sequence ATGAGCAGTAATGACGTAACGGAGTTGCCATCAGGTGCAGAACAGCAGGATGCCGAATCTGCCATTGAACAACTTAAGGCCCAATCAGATTCTACTCATAATGACGTGACGCCTGCGCAAATAGAAAGCGACGATGAAGAGCTTTCTATGCAGCCGTTTCAATTGCCTTTTGGTTATGCCAAGCGTCATAACGTTTTGGTTGAGTCAGGTGATGATGGCCTAACGTTGCATGCAACCGCGGGCTTAACTGCAGAAGTACTTTTAGAAGTTCGTCGCTTTTTAGGCCAAGGCTTTGCGATGCAAAGTCATGGCGCTGATGAATTTGAGTTGTTATTAACCGAAGCGTATCAGCGTAATTCATCTGAAGCTAAACAGATGATGGAAGACATTGGTAATGAGGTAAATCTGTATTCTTTAGCCGACGAAATATACGAGTCTGAAGATTTATTAGAAAACGAAGATGACGCGCCGATCATTAAACTGATTAATGCGATGCTATCTGAAGCGATTAAAGAAAGCGCGTCTGATATTCATATAGAAACCTTTGAACGAGTACTGAAAATACGCTTCCGTGTTGATGGCGTGTTACGTGAAGTTTTAAAGCCAAATCGTAAACTAGCATCTATGTTAGTGTCACGTATCAAAGTCATGGCAAAGCTAGATATTGCCGAAAAGCGTATTCCACAGGATGGGCGTATTTCTCTTCGCATTGGTGGTCGCGCAGTTGACGTTCGTGTATCGACGATGCCATCAAGCCATGGCGAACGTGTAGTATTGCGTCTTCTTGATAAAAACGCTGCGCGTTTAAACCTACAAGATCTAGGCATGACCGACGCAGGTCGCAAAAAATTCACTAACGTGATTTCAAAACCGCACGGTATTATCTTAGTTACCGGACCAACTGGTTCAGGTAAATCTACAACGCTTTATGCAGGCCTTACTCAGATTGATGCGAACGAGCGCAATATTTTAACGGTTGAAGATCCAATTGAATTTGCTATTGAAGGTATAGGTCAAACACAAGTAAATACAAAAGTAGATATGACCTTTGCTCGCGGTTTAAGAGCGATACTACGTCAAGATCCAGATGTGGTAATGGTAGGTGAGATCCGAGATCTTGAAACCGCACAAATTGCTGTGCAAGCAAGTTTAACCGGTCACTTAGTTTTATCTACGTTACATACCAATACCGCGGCAGGTGCGATTACTCGTTTAGAAGATATGGGCGTAGAACCATTCCTATTGTCATCAAGTTTGCTTGGTGTACTTGCCCAGCGTCTTGTACGTACAGTATGTAAAGAATGTCGTGAAAGTCACCTTCCATCTGAAGAAGAAGCAAAACTATTAGGTTTGCCAGTTGATACTGAGCAACAAATTTATCGTGCGAAAGGTTGTTCAATTTGTAACTTTATGGGCTATCGAGGCCGTACAGGTATCCATGAGTTATTAGTTGTTGATGATGATATCCGAACTATGATACAAAACAACGAAGGTGAGCAAGCGATTGAGAAATTCTCTCGTCATGTTACACCTAGTATCCGCCAAGATGGTTTCGATAAAGTAATCGCTGGTTATACGACGTTAGAAGAAGTTCTACGTGTAACTAAGGAAGACTAA